A section of the Telopea speciosissima isolate NSW1024214 ecotype Mountain lineage chromosome 3, Tspe_v1, whole genome shotgun sequence genome encodes:
- the LOC122656940 gene encoding protein STRUBBELIG-RECEPTOR FAMILY 6-like: MWQVWVLVLTISVWSSASVNGNTNTNDASALRVMYSSLNSPSQLTGWSSSSSGDPCGQSWRGVSCSGSAVTEIKLSGLGLSGSLGYQLSSLTSLTILDMSNNNLANHMPYQLPPNVQQLNLAANSFNGAIPNSISQMTSLTYLNISHNQINGPVGDIFGQLSAITSLDFSFNGLTGNLPGSFSSLSSVTTMYLQNNQFTGSINVLANLPQIQFLNVANNQFSGWIPNRLKNIRSLQTGGNPWSYGPAPPPPPYTPPPSGYSNQNSPPSGSKSGIGGGGVAGIVISVLVVGSIVAFFLVKKRSKRSASDVEKLDNDRPFTPLVLNDVKETKSIQTSSMIDTKTVETSALMNLRPPPIDRHKSFDEDDLPIKPIVVKKANTAPISATMYSIADLQMVTDSFNVENLIGEGSIGRVYRAQFNDGKVLAVKKIDSSVLSSQSSEDFIEVVSNISRLHHPNVTELVGYCSEHGQHLLVYEFHRNGSLHDFLHLSDEYSKPLTWNSRVKIALGTARALEYLHEVCSPSVVHKNFKSANILLDMELSPHLSDCGLANFIPNADQVLNHDMGSGYSAPEVAMSGQYTTKSDMYSFGVVMLELLTGRKPFDSLRPRSEQSLVRWATPQLHDIDALSKMVDPALEGLYPVKSLSRFADVVALCVQMEPEFRPPMSEVVEALVRLVQRANMSKRTTADEQGRGRRADDGDIQE, translated from the exons ATGTGGCAGGTGTGGGTGCTCGTCCTCACCATTTCGGTCTGGAGTTCAGCTTCGGTCAATGGCAACACAAATACAAATGACG CTTCTGCACTTAGAGTCATGTACAGCAGCCTAAATTCCCCATCTCAGCTAACGGGTTGGAGCTCAAGCAGTAGTGGTGATCCATGTGGTCAGTCCTGGAGAGGTGTATCTTGTTCAGGCTCTGCAGTTACAGAAAT CAAATTATCAGGCCTTGGACTTTCTGGGTCATTGGGGTACCAGCTGTCAAGTCTAACTTCTTTAACAATCCT GGATATGAGTAACAATAATCTTGCAAACCATATGCCCTATCAACTCCCTCCGAATGTGCAGCAACT AAATCTCGCTGCAAACTCCTTCAATGGTGCGATCCCTAATTCAATTTCTCAGATGACTTCTCTTACATACCT AAACATCAGTCATAATCAAATTAATGGCCCAGTGGGTGACATATTTGGACAGCTTTCTGCCATTACCTCATT GGACTTCTCTTTCAATGGACTTACAGGTAACCTTCCTGGGAGTTTTAGCTCCCTTTCAAGTGTGACTACCAT GTATTTACAAAACAACCAATTTACAGGATCCATTAATGTCCTTGCGAATCTTCcccaaattcaattttt aAATGTTGCAAATAACCAATTCAGTGGCTGGATTCCTAACCGgttgaaaaacataagaagttTGCA GACTGGAGGTAACCCATGGTCATATGGGCctgcaccaccacctccaccatatACACCTCCACCAAGTGGATATTCCAACCAAAACAGCCCACCTAGTGGTAGTAAATCAGGTATCGGAGGTGGAGGTGTAGCAGGAATAGTAATATCAGTTTTGGTCGTTGGCTCAATAGTAGCATTCTTCTTAGTGAAAAAGAGATCCAAAAGGTCAGCGTCGGATGTTGAAAAGCTTGACAATGATCGGCCTTTCACCCCTCTTGTTTTGAACGACGTTAAAG AAACGAAGTCTATTCAGACATCCTCCATGATTGACACAAAGACAGTGGAAACTTCTGCATTGATGAACCTTAGACCTCCCCCCATTGATCGGCACAAATCATTCGACGAAGACGACCTTCCAATCAAGCCAATTGTTGTCAAGAAAGCTAATACTGCTCCCATAAGTGCTACAATGTATTCAATAGCAGACCTGCAGATGGTTACGGACAGCTTTAATGTGGAAAACCTTATTGGTGAGGGGTCTATTGGACGTGTTTATCGAGCACAATTCAATGATGGGAAG GTTCTTGCTGTGAAGAAAATAGATTCGTCTGTTCTGTCTTCCCAATCATCTGAAGATTTCATAGAAGTCGTTTCTAACATCTCCCGGTTGCATCACCCAAATGTGACTGAGCTAGTGGGATACTGTTCTGAGCATGGGCAGCACCTGCTAGTTTATGAGTTTCATAGGAATGGTTCACTCCATGATTTTCTCCACCTCTCAGATGAATACAGCAAACCATTAACATGGAACAGCCGTGTCAAGATTGCTCTGGGGACTGCACGTGCATTAGA GTATCTACACGAAGTTTGCTCGCCATCTGTTGTTCATAAAAATTTCAAGTCTGCCAACATTTTACTGGACATGGAGCTGAGTCCTCACCTTTCAGATTGTGGCTTGGCGAACTTCATACCGAATGCTGATCAG GTATTGAACCATGACATGGGATCTGGATATAGTGCACCTGAGGTTGCAATGTCTGGTCAGTATACCACGAAGAGTGACATGTACAGCTTTGGAGTGGTCATGTTGGAGCTTCTTACTGGTCGGAAACCATTTGACAG CTTGAGGCCAAGATCTGAGCAATCGTTGGTTCGGTGGGCAACACCTCAGCTTCATGATATTGATGCTTTGTCTAAGATGGTTGATCCAGCTCTCGAAGGGCTATATCCTGTTAAGTCCCTCTCACGTTTTGCTGATGTGGTGGCTCTGTGTGTCCAG